AAGCGTAAAACGTAAAAAGAAATCTGAAGCTGCGCGTAAACGTAAATTCAGATAATCATTCATTGTGTTGAACTCCCTCAACATTCAAATGATGATATAAAAGAACGCTTACTCCATTTTGGGTGAGCGTTCTTTCTAAATATGACTCTCTTATCACTATTCCTATTTTGAACTTTTTAATCCCCCGAAGCGTTATGGCTATTTTCAAACTAAATCAGTCTATCTCATATTTTCAGTGTGCCCTGTGTGACTATCAATCATTGCTCTATACAATAGATGTTCGAATAACAATTTAAATTAAAATGAATAAAGTCAAAATCTTTTAATAACTTTCTTAATACCACTACATGATTTAACATTTTTCATGTATACTACAAGGAAGAGAGTGAGGTGTGTGACATATTAATTATCTCATACATATAAACCCAATCATCGGGAAAATTATTGGATCAAATGTTTTTAGTCAACTTGGAGAATGGTTAACTTCCCAAACGATTTCGCTAATTTTAACATGTATTGTCTTTCTAGGTTTTTTATATCAACTCTATTCTCGAAAGATTAATTTTGGCGGTATCATCGCATTATTCGCGTTATTAACAGTCTTTTTAGGTTTTGTCATTCAGGGTAGTTTAACGATTATTACAATCATGTTTTTCGTCATTGGTGTGATTCTAGTCATTATCGAATTGTTCGTATTCGGTGCAGTGTTGGGAATTGTGGGTATGATACTCATCATCATTAGTTTTATGACACTTGGAAATGACTTATCAATGATGGTATTCAATGTCGTATTCGCATTAATTTTGACATTAATCGAGTGGGTGATTTTAGTGAAATTCTTTAAAAAGAGTATAGCGATATTTGACAAAGTTGTATTAAAAGATTCAACGAGTAAAGAATCTGGCTATACATCTCATAATGATCGCTCTCATTTCGTAGGTGAAACAGCAGTGACTTATACTGATTTACGTCCTTCAGGCATTATTATTTTGAACAACCAACGTATTGATGCTGTTTCTGAAGGGTCATACATTAGTAAAGATACTGAAGTTACAATTATCGAAGTTGAGGGCACACGTGTTGTCGTAAGAGAAATTTAAATATAAGGAGCGAACGTCATGTTAACAAGTGGATTCATTACTTTCATCGTTATTGCCGTATTAATTATTGTTGCTTTATTGATTTTATTTTCGTTTGTTCCAGTCGGCTTATGGATTTCTGCATTAGCTGCTGGCGTAAAAGTAGGAATTGGTACATTAGTTGGGATGCGTTTACGTCGTGTGTCACCGCGTAAAGTCATCGGGCCACTCATTAAAGCGCATAAAGCAGGTTTACATTTAACAACAAACCAACTAGAGTCTCATTATTTAGCTGGAGGGAACGTGGACCGTGTTGTTGATGCGAATATCGCGGCGCAACGTGCGGATATTAATTTACCGTTCGAACGTGGTGCGGCTATCGATTTAGCAGGTCGTGACGTATTAGAAGCTGTACAAATGTCAGTTAACCCTAAAGTTATCGAAACACCATTTATTGCCGGTGTTGCAATGAACGGGATCGAAGTAAAGGCAAAAGCACGTATTACAGTGCGAGCAAACATTTCACGCTTAGTCGGTGGTGCGGGTGAAGATACGATTATTGCCCGTGTAGGTGAAGGGATTGTCTCAACAATTGGTTCAAGTGAACACCACACACAAGTTTTGGAAAATCCTGATAACATTTCTAAAACTGTTTTAAGTAAAGGTTTAGATTCAGGAACAGCCTTTGAAATTTTATCTATTGATATTGCTGACGTAGATATTAGTAAAAACATTGGTGCCGACTTACAAACTGAACAAGCCATTGCAGATAAAAACATTGCACAAGCCAAAGCGGAAGAGCGTCGTGCGATGGCCGTTGCACAAGAGCAAGAAATGAAAGCGCGTGTACAAGAAATGCACGCGAAAGTAGTCGAAGCTGAGGCGCAAGTACCTCTAGCATTAGCAGAAGCATTACGTTCTGGTAATATCGGTGTAAAAGATTATTATAATCTAAAAAATATTGAAGCAGATACAGGGATGAGAGAAGCCATTAATAAAAGCACTCAAAACAACAACTCAACACCTGAACAGTAATTGAGGTGATTAGATGAGCATTGGAACGATTATATTTATTATCACCATTGCCATTTCTTTATTTAGTGCAGTTAGTGATAAAAGTCATGAGAAACGCCAAAAACAAAATAAACCTCAAAATACTCAGAAGGAAACAGCACCTCAAAAAAGTGGGGGTTTCCTAGAGAAAATGCAACAAAAGCTTGAAGAGTTTGAACGAGAACTTTCAGATTTTGATGAACCAACCGAACCGTCTCAGCCACAACCAGCACAACAACCAAAACGTGAAAAGACGGTAAGACCTCAACCTACTCAATTCGAAAAACAAGCTGAATCGACAAAGTCAAAAACGCAAGAAAAACAAAAGCAGGCTACAGAAATGCAACAAATGTTGGATCAACATATGCATGAACTCGATCAACAACTTGATAAAGAAAGACAAAAGCGAATTGCACATATTGAAAGACGCGCTAAAAATATCATTCAAGATAGCTATTTATCGAATCGTACAAAGCAATTTAAATTAAAACAATTGTTGGAAGAAAACAATACAACCGCTATCCAACAAGGCGATTTAACATTTTCCAATAATGAGGTCGTGAATGGGCTCATTTGGTCAGAAGTTTTAAACCGACCAAAGCAGTTATAAAACTCTCTTAAGATGAGGCAAGAGATAATTTCAGTAGAGAAGCTGAGATTGTCGCTTGTCTCATTTGTTTTCTTTTTTAATTCTAAATTAATGTAGAAATTTTTCATGAGGCATCGTATCGCTTCAATGAAAAATGCACATCGCCATTCTATCTTTAAAATGTTAAAATAGATTCCCGATAAAAATGCTGAAAAGTTATATTTCAACATATGAATTGAATGTGAATGACAAGTAACAAACGGCGTAAACGTGATATAATAAGTGTGTAGCAATCACAAAATATAAATCGTATCACACATGACAATTTGATACATTGATAATAAACAATATGAGCAAAGGAGTTACTTTATGCCTGAATTGATTCAGATCGACGACATCAACCAAGCACAAGCTTTATTAGGAAACAATGATGAACATATTCAACTGATTGAAGAAGCATTTGATGTTGTCATTCATGCCAGAGGACAAGAAGTTGCAGTTAAGGGCGAAAAGGTCAGTGCTGTAACAGAAGCTGAATCTGTGCTAATCAACTTATTAAAAGTCATCGAACAAGGTGCATCCATTACTGTTAAAGATGTGCAAGCTGCAATTAAAATGGCTAAAAACGGACAAATCGAGCATCTCATTGATTTATACGAAGAGGAAATTACTAAAGACGCATTCGGTAAAACGATTCGAGCTAAAACGATGGGGCAACGGATGTATATCCATGCGATGAAAAATAATGATTTAGTGTTCGGAATTGGGCCTGCTGGAACAGGTAAAACATTTTTAGCCGTTGTTTTTGCTGCAAAAGCATTACGTGCAGGACAAGTGAAACGCCTTGTTTTAACACGTCCAGCCGTAGAAGCGGGAGAATCACTGGGCTTTCTACCAGGCGACTTAAAAGAGAAGGTGGATCCTTATTTACGTCCGCTATACGATGGTTTAAATACTGTTTTAGGGGTGGAACAAACGGCAAGATTGATTGAACGTGGTGTCATTGAAATTGCACCACTTGCCTACATGCGTGGTAGAACTTTAGATGATGCATTTGTCATTTTA
Above is a genomic segment from Staphylococcus delphini containing:
- a CDS encoding NfeD family protein, giving the protein MNYLIHINPIIGKIIGSNVFSQLGEWLTSQTISLILTCIVFLGFLYQLYSRKINFGGIIALFALLTVFLGFVIQGSLTIITIMFFVIGVILVIIELFVFGAVLGIVGMILIIISFMTLGNDLSMMVFNVVFALILTLIEWVILVKFFKKSIAIFDKVVLKDSTSKESGYTSHNDRSHFVGETAVTYTDLRPSGIIILNNQRIDAVSEGSYISKDTEVTIIEVEGTRVVVREI
- the floA gene encoding flotillin-like protein FloA (flotillin-like protein involved in membrane lipid rafts), producing the protein MLTSGFITFIVIAVLIIVALLILFSFVPVGLWISALAAGVKVGIGTLVGMRLRRVSPRKVIGPLIKAHKAGLHLTTNQLESHYLAGGNVDRVVDANIAAQRADINLPFERGAAIDLAGRDVLEAVQMSVNPKVIETPFIAGVAMNGIEVKAKARITVRANISRLVGGAGEDTIIARVGEGIVSTIGSSEHHTQVLENPDNISKTVLSKGLDSGTAFEILSIDIADVDISKNIGADLQTEQAIADKNIAQAKAEERRAMAVAQEQEMKARVQEMHAKVVEAEAQVPLALAEALRSGNIGVKDYYNLKNIEADTGMREAINKSTQNNNSTPEQ
- a CDS encoding PhoH family protein, producing MPELIQIDDINQAQALLGNNDEHIQLIEEAFDVVIHARGQEVAVKGEKVSAVTEAESVLINLLKVIEQGASITVKDVQAAIKMAKNGQIEHLIDLYEEEITKDAFGKTIRAKTMGQRMYIHAMKNNDLVFGIGPAGTGKTFLAVVFAAKALRAGQVKRLVLTRPAVEAGESLGFLPGDLKEKVDPYLRPLYDGLNTVLGVEQTARLIERGVIEIAPLAYMRGRTLDDAFVILDEAQNTTHAQMKMFLTRLGFGSKMVVTGDKTQIDLPRGVKSGLIEAEQRLKNIKGLAIQHLDQADVVRHPLVGQIISRYEED